One window of the Candidatus Methanoperedens sp. genome contains the following:
- a CDS encoding GNAT family N-acetyltransferase: MDKIPNTVIRENIPIDEVYRYRTQCGEFQCHRINAPDGMAGELIISISRNEKALSIEEVFVNRKFRNTGIGSCLLAFAEKTAMTSGFGKVELRVFSTDPLVPDHKLQEWYMKRGYEPDGEKMSKIINPLNCEVMI, encoded by the coding sequence CGATAGACGAGGTCTACAGGTACAGGACGCAATGCGGAGAATTTCAATGCCACAGGATAAATGCGCCTGATGGTATGGCAGGAGAACTGATTATCAGTATTTCCAGGAATGAAAAGGCGCTTTCCATAGAAGAAGTATTTGTAAATCGGAAATTCAGGAACACTGGTATTGGGAGCTGCCTTCTGGCTTTTGCCGAGAAGACCGCCATGACATCAGGATTTGGGAAAGTTGAACTGAGAGTTTTTTCAACAGACCCTCTGGTTCCTGATCATAAACTCCAGGAATGGTATATGAAGCGGGGCTACGAGCCTGATGGAGAAAAGATGTCCAAGATAATAAACCCCCTAAATTGTGAGGTGATGATATGA
- a CDS encoding P-II family nitrogen regulator produces the protein MKKIEAIIRPEKLGEIKTALATAGFIGLTTYEVKGRGRQKGIVLSYRTSEYRVDLLPKTKLELVVDDKDVEKVIEIICDIGKTGNMGDGKIFIMPVEEVIRVRTCERGNGAV, from the coding sequence ATGAAGAAAATAGAAGCCATAATAAGACCTGAGAAACTCGGTGAAATAAAGACGGCTCTTGCCACGGCAGGATTCATTGGTCTTACGACCTATGAAGTAAAAGGAAGAGGAAGGCAGAAAGGCATAGTGCTTTCATACAGGACAAGCGAGTACAGGGTTGATCTTCTCCCAAAAACAAAGCTTGAGCTTGTCGTGGATGATAAGGATGTCGAGAAAGTAATTGAAATAATATGCGACATCGGGAAAACCGGGAATATGGGTGATGGAAAGATATTCATCATGCCTGTTGAAGAAGTTATCCGTGTCCGGACATGCGAAAGAGGGAATGGCGCGGTTTGA